A genomic region of Chitinimonas arctica contains the following coding sequences:
- a CDS encoding DMT family transporter, whose translation MNVFPYLLAFAIGCVVPLQAAVNNQLKLQIGGSTLLAALLSFCVGTLALVLICMLSGQRWQGLASMGNAPWWQLTGGLMGALFVFGTTLLAPRIGMAAMLSLIIAGQVLLSLLFDRFGWLGLALRELSTPRLIGATLVVAGVLLVNYGDKVGK comes from the coding sequence ATGAACGTTTTCCCTTACCTGCTCGCCTTTGCCATTGGCTGCGTCGTGCCCTTGCAGGCCGCCGTCAACAACCAGCTAAAGCTGCAGATCGGCGGCAGCACCTTGCTGGCCGCGCTGCTGTCATTCTGCGTGGGCACGCTGGCCTTGGTACTGATCTGCATGCTGAGCGGACAGCGCTGGCAAGGCCTAGCCAGCATGGGCAACGCGCCCTGGTGGCAACTTACCGGTGGCTTGATGGGCGCACTATTCGTCTTCGGCACCACCCTGCTGGCGCCGCGCATCGGCATGGCCGCCATGCTGTCGCTGATCATCGCCGGCCAGGTACTGCTGTCGCTCCTGTTCGACCGCTTTGGCTGGCTGGGTCTGGCGCTGCGTGAACTCTCCACGCCGCGCCTGATCGGCGCCACCCTGGTGGTAGCCGGCGTCCTGCTGGTCAACTACGGCGACAAGGTGGGCAAGTAG
- a CDS encoding YkgJ family cysteine cluster protein produces MHCRSDCGACCTAPSISSPIPGMPDGKPAGIRCIQLGEDQRCRIFGRPERPQVCSSLQPSEAMCGGNREHAMQWLGWLEEQTRPN; encoded by the coding sequence ATGCATTGCCGTTCCGACTGCGGCGCATGCTGCACAGCGCCCTCCATTTCCAGCCCTATCCCGGGCATGCCGGACGGCAAACCGGCCGGCATACGCTGCATCCAGCTCGGCGAGGACCAGCGCTGCCGGATATTTGGCCGGCCGGAACGGCCTCAGGTGTGCTCGTCGCTGCAGCCCAGCGAGGCAATGTGCGGCGGTAACCGCGAGCACGCCATGCAGTGGCTGGGGTGGCTGGAAGAGCAGACCCGGCCCAACTGA
- a CDS encoding undecaprenyl-diphosphate phosphatase: MDFLLLFKSLVMGVVEGITEFLPISSTGHLILTGHLLGFLDKEKRDVFEIFIQLGAMLAVVWEYRARLIGAVSQAGQPGPGRQLLINLMVAAIPALLLGKLMGEQIKAALFNPLTVAISFIVGGVIILWAEKRQHTVSVATLEDLSPRDALKVGLAQCLALIPGTSRSGATIIGGMFFGLSRQAATEFSFLLGIPVLGSASLYSLFKHWHSLDQNDLLVFGIGFVASFIFALIAVRALLRFLVSHTFVAFAWYRIGFGLLVLLTAYTGWVQWTD, translated from the coding sequence ATGGATTTTCTGTTGTTGTTCAAATCGCTCGTCATGGGCGTGGTGGAAGGCATCACCGAATTCCTGCCCATTTCCAGTACCGGCCACCTGATCCTCACCGGCCATCTCCTGGGCTTTCTGGACAAGGAGAAGCGCGATGTATTCGAGATCTTTATCCAGCTGGGCGCCATGCTGGCCGTGGTCTGGGAATACCGCGCCAGGCTGATCGGCGCCGTCAGCCAGGCCGGCCAGCCGGGCCCGGGCCGCCAATTGCTGATCAATCTGATGGTGGCAGCCATCCCCGCTTTGCTGCTGGGCAAGCTGATGGGCGAGCAGATCAAGGCCGCGCTGTTCAATCCGCTTACCGTGGCGATCAGCTTTATCGTCGGCGGCGTCATCATCCTGTGGGCGGAAAAGCGCCAACACACGGTATCGGTCGCCACCCTGGAGGACCTTTCGCCACGTGACGCCCTCAAGGTCGGCCTGGCGCAATGCCTGGCGCTGATACCCGGCACATCGCGGTCGGGCGCCACCATCATCGGCGGGATGTTCTTCGGCCTGTCGCGCCAGGCGGCAACCGAATTTTCCTTTCTGCTGGGCATCCCGGTACTGGGCAGCGCTTCGCTCTATAGCCTGTTCAAGCATTGGCACTCGCTGGACCAAAACGACCTGCTGGTATTCGGCATCGGCTTCGTCGCCAGCTTCATCTTCGCCCTGATCGCGGTGCGCGCCCTGCTGCGCTTCCTGGTCAGCCACACCTTCGTGGCCTTCGCCTGGTACCGCATCGGCTTCGGCCTGTTGGTGCTGCTGACCGCCTATACCGGCTGGGTGCAATGGACGGATTAA
- a CDS encoding GNAT family N-acetyltransferase, which yields MNLSWQWSRLEELSALQWHEVGVLRQTVFVVEQACPYPDLDQLDPVSLHLLGRDEAGQLQACLRLVPAGMKFDAPSIGRVVTSAQARGTGAGKALMLEGLAEHRRRYPGQPNRIAGQLYLRGFYESLGFVPFSDIYLEDDIEHINMAWMPAH from the coding sequence ATGAACCTGAGTTGGCAGTGGAGCCGGCTGGAGGAACTGAGCGCGCTGCAATGGCATGAAGTGGGTGTCCTGCGGCAAACCGTCTTCGTGGTCGAGCAGGCCTGTCCCTACCCAGACCTGGACCAGCTCGATCCGGTCAGCTTACATTTGCTGGGACGCGACGAGGCCGGCCAATTGCAAGCCTGCTTGCGCCTGGTGCCGGCGGGCATGAAGTTCGATGCACCGTCGATAGGCCGCGTCGTTACTTCCGCACAAGCGCGCGGCACCGGGGCAGGCAAGGCGCTGATGCTGGAAGGCCTGGCCGAACATCGGCGCCGCTATCCGGGCCAGCCCAACCGCATCGCGGGACAACTCTACTTGCGCGGCTTCTATGAGTCGCTGGGTTTCGTGCCGTTCAGCGATATCTACCTCGAAGACGATATCGAGCATATCAATATGGCGTGGATGCCCGCGCATTAA
- a CDS encoding sensor domain-containing diguanylate cyclase — protein MPRSRPHTEIRRPPFADLPAFLQARRGMLLWQCLAGLLLAGLIAWELHQSHLGTRKASQLAAQNLSLLLKEQLDGAFRETDLVLRDVAGKVAPATLAGLGQLPPAELSALQQLLDDKLSTLPQVDTLSLLSPDGRWSLTPQQIRHADAEQQYLLQLLRDMPGQELLITRPKRLSGKAELGFVVGRRIAAPDGALGGMVVAQVNLEYFNQLARRLEAAAESAFALLDNDMLLVGRYPELPDAIGKPLPDSADFASWVNGRSNGYQVMRWPFDELARGYSFRRLESFPFITLVGVPDDAYFNDWRLKAGAYCIAFTLLLLFSFAMTWRGWREAQLALAARTSAARLQEQDSHLLRALDTLSRPLLLVGADNNQILVVNPSAAQLCGRPAEQLVGVALSALYLYPEQHAQIVEQLNSQQSISDHEIKFRKSDGGGFWVGLSASVIEYRAQRAYLVSLHDIGERKAMEETLWRKATLDPLTGIANRGYFLERAEQEWLRSLRYPVSLGVLMLDLDHFKAVNDQYGHDAGDQVLRSFASMMRDELRETDLFGRLGGEEFAILLPADDERGVRDLAERLRAKLADTPVTLDNGLALALTVSIGGAFCRPTGERFEVLLKQADQALYAAKHAGRNRVRYFEPPEARVDA, from the coding sequence ATGCCCCGTTCAAGGCCCCACACCGAAATCCGGCGGCCACCGTTTGCCGATTTGCCGGCGTTTCTGCAGGCCCGCCGCGGCATGCTGCTATGGCAGTGCCTGGCCGGCCTGCTGCTGGCCGGGCTGATCGCGTGGGAATTGCACCAGTCCCACCTGGGTACCCGCAAAGCGTCCCAGCTGGCCGCCCAAAACCTTTCCCTGCTGTTAAAGGAGCAGTTGGACGGCGCCTTTCGCGAAACCGACCTGGTATTGCGCGATGTCGCCGGCAAGGTCGCGCCCGCCACGCTGGCCGGCCTGGGCCAACTGCCCCCCGCCGAGCTGAGCGCACTCCAGCAACTACTCGACGATAAATTGAGCACACTGCCGCAGGTGGACACACTTAGCTTGCTGTCGCCGGACGGCCGATGGTCGCTTACCCCCCAGCAGATTCGACACGCCGATGCCGAGCAGCAATATCTGTTGCAACTATTGCGCGATATGCCTGGCCAGGAGCTGCTGATTACCCGGCCAAAGCGGCTATCCGGCAAAGCGGAACTCGGCTTCGTGGTGGGCCGGCGCATCGCAGCGCCCGACGGGGCACTGGGCGGCATGGTGGTCGCCCAGGTCAACCTCGAGTATTTCAATCAGCTCGCCCGTCGCCTGGAAGCAGCCGCGGAGAGCGCTTTTGCCCTGTTGGACAACGATATGCTGCTGGTCGGGCGCTACCCCGAATTGCCGGATGCCATCGGCAAACCCTTGCCGGACAGCGCCGATTTCGCCAGCTGGGTCAACGGTCGCAGCAACGGCTACCAGGTCATGCGCTGGCCCTTCGACGAGCTGGCGCGCGGCTACAGTTTTCGCCGCCTGGAAAGTTTTCCCTTCATTACCCTGGTCGGCGTACCGGACGACGCCTACTTCAATGACTGGCGCCTGAAGGCCGGCGCTTACTGCATCGCCTTCACGCTCTTGCTGCTATTCAGCTTTGCCATGACCTGGCGCGGCTGGCGCGAAGCCCAGTTGGCACTGGCGGCGCGAACCAGCGCCGCACGGCTGCAGGAACAGGACAGCCATCTGCTGCGAGCCCTCGATACCTTGTCCCGGCCGCTGCTACTGGTCGGTGCGGACAACAATCAGATCCTGGTCGTCAACCCGTCCGCTGCCCAACTGTGCGGCCGGCCCGCCGAACAACTGGTCGGCGTGGCCTTGTCGGCCTTGTATCTCTATCCGGAACAGCATGCCCAGATCGTCGAACAATTGAACAGCCAACAATCGATCAGCGATCATGAAATCAAGTTCCGCAAGTCGGACGGGGGCGGCTTTTGGGTGGGTTTATCCGCATCGGTAATCGAATATCGGGCGCAGCGCGCCTATCTGGTGAGCTTGCACGATATCGGCGAACGCAAGGCCATGGAGGAAACACTCTGGCGTAAAGCCACCCTGGACCCGCTGACCGGCATTGCCAATCGGGGCTATTTTCTCGAACGCGCGGAGCAGGAGTGGCTGCGAAGCCTTCGCTACCCGGTCTCGCTCGGCGTGCTGATGCTGGACCTGGATCATTTCAAGGCGGTCAACGATCAATACGGCCACGATGCCGGTGACCAAGTGTTGCGTAGCTTCGCCAGCATGATGCGGGACGAACTGCGCGAAACCGATCTGTTCGGTCGTTTGGGCGGCGAGGAATTCGCCATCCTGCTGCCGGCCGACGATGAACGCGGTGTGCGGGACCTGGCCGAGCGCTTGCGCGCCAAGCTGGCCGACACGCCTGTCACGCTGGACAACGGCCTTGCCCTCGCGCTTACCGTCAGCATAGGCGGGGCATTCTGCCGGCCCACCGGTGAGCGGTTCGAAGTACTGCTGAAACAGGCCGACCAGGCCCTCTATGCCGCCAAGCACGCCGGCCGTAACCGGGTCCGCTATTTCGAACCGCCGGAAGCGCGAGTCGATGCTTGA
- the gstA gene encoding glutathione transferase GstA — MKLYFSPGACSLSVHITLREAGLAFDTEKVDTKTHRTAADVDFYTINPKGYVPAMRLDNGELLTEGTAIVQYLADLAPNSGLAPANGSLERVRLQEWLNFISTEIHKGFSPLWNPASAPETRQAAQERLSHWFGWLNSHFAANDFLLGGRFSVADGYLFTCVNWCNYIGMSLQDWPKLGDFMQRIAARPAVRAAMQAEGLLG, encoded by the coding sequence ATGAAACTCTACTTCTCCCCCGGCGCCTGCTCGCTTTCCGTCCATATCACCTTGCGCGAGGCCGGCTTGGCTTTCGACACCGAAAAAGTCGATACCAAGACGCATCGCACCGCCGCCGACGTGGATTTCTACACCATCAATCCCAAGGGCTACGTACCCGCTATGCGGCTGGACAACGGCGAGCTGCTGACCGAGGGCACGGCCATCGTGCAATACCTCGCCGACCTGGCGCCCAACAGCGGTCTGGCGCCGGCCAATGGCAGCCTTGAACGGGTCCGCTTGCAGGAATGGTTGAACTTTATCAGCACCGAAATCCACAAGGGCTTCAGCCCCCTATGGAATCCCGCGAGCGCGCCGGAAACCCGCCAAGCGGCCCAGGAGAGACTTAGCCATTGGTTCGGCTGGCTGAACAGCCACTTCGCCGCCAACGACTTCCTGCTGGGCGGGCGTTTCAGTGTGGCGGACGGCTATCTGTTCACCTGCGTCAACTGGTGCAACTACATCGGGATGAGCTTGCAGGACTGGCCGAAACTGGGCGATTTCATGCAGCGCATCGCAGCCCGCCCGGCCGTACGGGCAGCCATGCAGGCGGAAGGTCTGTTAGGCTAG